From a single Thermothielavioides terrestris NRRL 8126 chromosome 3, complete sequence genomic region:
- a CDS encoding glycosyltransferase family 31 protein (CAZy_ID 269814): MPMRKSTVIIAVVTVSILVLLYTSRITTWSGFDEPFYHRDPHKSHQAPQGDRGDRNSSQCDWTGAPPPAAPVPSADPACEGFPDTSKVLLVMKTGASEAYARVPTQLMTMLRCLPDFLIFSDMDQNIGGHPIHDSLSTVLAEAQEGNSDFDLYRRQKWCLVDQENCNKLGNPAREGWNLDKYKNVHIAEKSYAMRPGYDWYLFVDADTYVLWPNLMQWLKKLDPTKKLYLGSVTMINNFSFGHGGSGYLVSKAAMEDFVGKNKGVGNQWDVRAKGECCGDYIFALALKNKTDVGVQQMWPTINGEKPATLPFGPYHWCHPIVTMHHMNAEEINTFWHFERRKLRALADAGVSRPLLMKDIYEEFLAPHLNATREDWDNMADHRFYLDREAHKGDDWKLGRMKKAEEYNEYEKKAHLSFEACGAACKSLPDEDCFRYRYQDGVCSMAGSFIMGKPVKREEEDSKRVMSGWDVEKIHAWIAKQDSCSTIRWPDVKVDG, from the exons ATGCCGATGCGAAAGTCGACTGTCATCATCGCCGTGGTTACGGTCAGCATCCTCGTTCTCCTGTACACGTCCAGGATAACGACCTGGTCGGGCTTCGATGAGCCCTTCTACCACCGCGACCCTCACAAGAGCCACCAGGCACCCCAGGGCGATCGAGGGGATAGAAATTCCAGCCAATGCGACTGGACGGGTGCCCCTCCTCCAGCCGCGCCGGTGCCCTCCGCCGACCCCGCGTGCGAGGGCTTCCCCGACACGAGCAAGGTGCTGCTGGTCATGAAGACGGGCGCGTCGGAAGCCTACGCGCGCGTGCCCACGCAGCTGATGACGATGCTCCGCTGCCTGCCCGACTTTCTCATCTTCAGCGACATGGACCAGAACATCGGCGGCCACCCGATCCACGACAGCTTGTCGACTGTATTGGCCGAGGCGCAGGAGGGCAACTCCGACTTCGACCTGTACCGCCGCCAGAAGTGGTGTCTCGTCGACCAGGAGAACTGCAACAAGCTGGGGAATCCCGCCCGCGAAGGCTGGAACCTTGACAAGTACAAGAACGTCCACATCGCCGAGAAGTCGTACGCCATGCGCCCCGGCTACGACTGGTACCTgttcgtcgacgccgacacGTACGTGCTGTGGCCGAACCTGATGCAGTGGCTGAAGAAACTCGACCCGACCAAGAAGCTGTACCTCGGAAGCGTCACCATGATCAACAACTTCAGcttcggccacggcggctcCGGCTATCTCGTCAGCAAGGCGGCCATGGAGGACTTCGTGGGCAAGAACAAGGGCGTTGGGAATCAGTGGGATGTGCGCGCGAAGGGCGAGTGCTGCGGCGATTACATCTTCGCGCTCGCCCTGAAGAACAAGACTGATGTTGGGGTGCAGCAGATG TGGCCCACAATTAACGGCGAGAAGCCGGCGACCCTCCCCTTCGGCCCCTACCATTGGTGCCACCCGATCGTGACGATGCACCACATGAACGCCGAGGAGATCAACACCTTCTGGCACTTCGAGCGCCGCAagctgcgcgcgctcgccgacgcgggcGTGTCCCGCCCGCTGCTCATGAAGGACATCTACGAGGAGTTCCTCGCGCCGCACCTCAACGCGACGCGCGAGGACTGGGATAACATGGCCGACCACCGCTTCTACCTGGACAGGGAGGCCCACAAGGGGGACGACTGGAAGCTCGGGCGCATGAAGAAGGCAGAGGAGTACAACGAGTacgagaagaaggcgcaCCTGTCGTTCGAGGCCTGCGGCGCCGCGTGCAAGAGCCTGCCCGACGAGGACTGCTTCCGGTACAGGTACCAGGACGGCGTCTGCAGCATGGCCGGCTCCTTCATCATGGGCAAGCCGGTCaagcgcgaggaggaggacagcAAGCGCGTCATGAGCGGCTGGGACGTGGAGAAGATCCACGCCTGGATCGCGAAACAGGACAGCTGCAGCACGATCCGCTGGCCCGACGTCAAGGTCGACGGTTAG
- a CDS encoding glycoside hydrolase family 5 protein (CAZy_ID 269684) — MKLCNIVLGAAAAASALAAPAADVPTPTAKTGKRSSKFKFVGANESGAEFGNKALPGQLGKDYTWPVRSSIDTLMSKGMNTFRIPIMMERLIPTKLTGSINETYAQGLTDIVSYITGKGAYAVVDPHNFGRYYNNIISDVDGFKAWWATTAKLFASNDKVIFDTNNEYHDMDNSLVARLNQAAIDGIRGAGATSQYIFVEGNSWTGAWTWTSSGNGQSLASLTDPQDKLVYEMHQYLDSDGSGTSETCVSATIGQERIRDATAWLKAQGKKGVLGETAGGANAQCIAALTGMLGDMASNSDVWLGWLWWGAGPWWGSYIYGMEPPSGVAYQKVLPSLQAYI, encoded by the exons ATGAAGCTTTGCAATATCGTTcttggcgctgctgcggccgcctcggcgctcgCAGCTCCAGCTGCCGATGTCCCAACCCCGACTGCAAAGACGGGCAAGCGCTCCAGCAAGTTCAAGTTCGTCGGCGCCAACGAGTCTGGAGCTGAGTTCGGCAACAAGGCGCTTCCAGGCCAACTTGGCAAGGACTACACCTGGCCGGTCAGGTCCAGCATTGAC ACGCTCATGAGCAAAGGAATGAACACCTTCCGAATTCCCATTATGAT GGAGCGTCTCATCCCCACCAAGTTGACTGGCAGCATCAACGAGACGTACGCCCAAGGGCTGACTGAT ATCGTCTCATACATCACCGGCAAAGGGGCCtacgccgtcgtcgacccTCACAACTTCG GCCGGTATTACAACAACATCATTAGCGACGTCGACGGCTTCAAGGCCTGgtgggcgacgacggccaaGCTGTTCGCCAGCAACGACAAGGTCATCTTCGACACCAACAACGAGTACCACGACATGGACAACTCGCTGGTGGCGCGGCTCAACCAGGCGGCCATCGACGGCATCCgcggggcgggcgcgacgTCGCAGTACATTTTTGTCGAGGGCAACTCCTGGACCGGCGCATGGACTTGG ACCTCCTCCGGCAACGGCCAGAGCCTGGCGAGCCTGACGGACCCGCAGGACAAGCTGGTGTACGAGATGCACCAGTACCTGGACTCGGACGGGTCGGGCACGTCCGAGACGTGCGTGTCGGCGACGATCGGGCAGGAGCGCATCCGCGACGCGACCGCCTGGCTCAAGGCGCAGGGCAAGAAGGGCGTGCTGGGCGagacggcgggcggcgccaacgcGCAGTGCATCGCCGCGCTGACCGGCATGCTGGGCGACATGGCCAGCAACTCGGACGTCTGGCTGGGCTGGCTCTGGTGGGGTGCTGGGCCCTGGTGGGGGTCGTATATCTATGGGAT GGAACCGCCGAGTGGTGTTGCGTATCAGAAAGTGTTGCCGAGTCTGCAGGCGTACATCTGA
- a CDS encoding glycoside hydrolase family 51 protein (CAZy_ID 269890), translated as MATFTRIEDGDSPSITIHPDHKIAKIDDKIYGGFTEHMGRCIYGGIYDPGNPLSDENGFRKDVIEALKELKVPVVRYPGGNFVATYHWLDGVGPKENRPSRPELAWIGTETNEFGTDEFMKWCELVGCEPYLCLNFGTGTLDEALAWLEYCNSDRNTYYANLRRKNGREKPYNVKYWALGNECWGPWQVEQMTKEDYAKKAYQWAKALKLLDPSITLILCGETGYSSWDHYVLKECVKWDVHGLGNENTTKSLIDMHSIHIYTADKEHLANATAPRSAERAIQMASALIDLARIENKVPATVPKQKVCLDEWNVWDPARAPGEQGAEEQYTLSDALAVAVFLNGFVRQARDLGMANIAQSVNVISPLTTSPRGLVKQTIWWPLLLFSRYMRGHTVALNVRAPEYAGRTQPAWIRAAIETPLLDCSAALGDDGYVNLAVANLSEDRDYEVALHGLRPAGDGKVAVFTVTGDNVHVTNTADEQKVGIREGEWDGQGKFTFGKHSFTLLRWKSGA; from the exons ATGGCCACCTTCACAAGaatcgaggacggcgacagCCCCTCCATCACCATCCACCCCGACCACAAGATCGCCAAGATCGACGACAAGATCTATGGCGGCTTCACCGA ACATATGGGCCGATGCATCTACGGGGGCATCTACGACCCGGGCAACCCGCTCTCGGACGAGAATGGCTTCCGCAAGGATGTCATCGAGGCTCTCAAGGAGCTGAAGGTGCCGGTGGTCCGCTATCCCGGCGGGAACTTCGTTGCCACATACCACTGGCTCGACGGCGTTGGTCCGAAAGAAAACAGGCCGAGCCG ACCAGAGCTGGCCTGGATCGGCACCGAGACCAACGAGTTCGGCACGGACGAGTTCATGAAGTGGTGTGAACTCGTCGGCTGCGAGCCATACCTGTGTCTGAATTTCGGCACCGGCACTCTGGACGAAG CCCTCGCCTGGCTCGAATACTGCAACTCGGATCGCAACACGTATTATGCCAACCTCCGCCGCAAGAATGGTCGCGAGAAGCCGTACAAT GTCAAGTACTGGGCCCTCGGGAACGAGTGTTGGGGCCCGTGGCAGGTCGAGCAGATGACTAAGGAAGACTACGCGAAGAAGGCGTACCAATGGGCCAAGGCGCTCAAGCTCCTCGACCCGAGCATCACGCTGATCCTGTGCGGCGAGACGGGCTACTCGTCCTGGGACCACTACGTGCTGAAGGAGTGCGTCAAGTGGGACGTCCACGGCCTGGGCAACGAGAACACCACCAAGTCGCTTATCGACATGCACAGCATCCACATCTACACGGCCGACAAGGAGCACCTGGCCaacgcgacggcgccgcgcagcgccgagcgcgccatCCAGATGGCCAGCGCGCTGATCGACCTCGCGCGCATCGAGAACAAGGTGCCGGCGACGGTGCCGAAGCAAAAGGTCTGCCTGGACGAGTGGAACGTGTGGGAccccgcgcgcgcgcccggcgagcagggcgccgaggagcagTACACGCTGTCGGACGCgctggccgtggccgtgtTCCTCAACGGCTTCGTGCGCCAGGCGCGCGACCTCGGCATGGCCAACATCGCGCAGTCGGTCAACGTCATCTCGCCGCTCACGACCAGCCCGCGCGGGCTCGTCAAGCAGACCATCTGgtggccgctgctgctgttcaGCCGGTACATGCGCGGGCACACGGTCGCGCTCAACGTGCGGGCGCCCGAGTACGCCGGCCGCACGCAGCCGGCCTGGatccgcgccgccatcgagacgccgctgctcgactgcagcgccgcgctgggcgacgacggctACGTCAACCTGGCCGTAGCCAACCTGAGCGAGGACCGGGACTACGAGGTCGCGCTGCACGggctgcggccggccggcgacgggaAGGTCGCCGTCTTCACCGTGACGGGCGACAACGTCCACGTCACCAACACGGCCGACGAGCAGAAGGTCGGCATCCGCGAGGGCGAGTGGGACGGCCAGGGCAAGTTCACCTTTGGCAAGCACTCCTTCACCCTGCTGCGGTGGAAGAGCGGAGCATAA